A region from the Medicago truncatula cultivar Jemalong A17 chromosome 6, MtrunA17r5.0-ANR, whole genome shotgun sequence genome encodes:
- the LOC25496180 gene encoding protein S-acyltransferase 8 isoform X1, with product MAAKRVYEAWKGSNKFLFGGRLIFGPDAKSLLISLLLVIVPVIIFCVFVARHLRHHFSSYNAGYAILVVAVIFNIYVLILLFLTSARDPGIIPRNLHPPEEEFRYDSSVSIDIGGRQTPSLQFPRTKEVMVNGLPVRVKYCDTCMLYRPPRCSHCSICNNCVERFDHHCPWVGQCIGLRNYRYFFMFVSSATLLCIYVFSISAFYIKVLMDENHGTVWKAMKESPASVILMAYCFISLWFVGGLTGFHLYLIGTNQTTYENFRYRADNRINVYNRGCLNNFLEVFCTKVKPSRNNFRALVQEEVQRPPPRVVTPREPEQDVGGDPRSKVEDDLDIGEDLLKISQRRNIEEIDEDIRSRGSNGPYNNASEGDSVLGSDRRAPTVQTEERHSSWRRSGSWEIAPDVLANSNVTETRSYVSARQ from the exons AAATTCCTATTTGGAGGAAGGCTGATATTTGGGCCTGATGCTAAGTCATTGCTTATCAGTTTGTTGCTGGTCATAGTTCCGGTTATCATCTTTTGTGTATTCGTAGCAAGGCATCTTCGGCaccatttttcttcatataatgCAGGATATGCTATTTTGGTGGTGGCAGTTATCTTCAATATTTAT gTGCTGATACTTCTCTTCCTTACTTCGGCACGCGATCCGGGGATTATTCCTAGGAATTTACATCCGCCTGAGGAAGAGTTCCGTTATGACTCGTCCGTTTCTATTGACATTGGGGGAAGACAAACACCAAGCCTTCAGTTCCCTCGAACAAAGGAAGTAATGGTCAATGGCCTTCCTGTAAGAGTGAAGTATTGTGATACATGCATGCTGTATCGCCCTCCTCGTTGCTCACATTGCTCCATTTGCAACAATTGTGTTGAACGTTTTGATCATCATTGCCCTTGGGTTGGCCAATGCATTGGACTG AGGAACTACCGTTACTTCTTTATGTTTGTTTCTTCGGCCACTCTTCTATGCATCTATGTGTTTTCAATCTCAGCTTTTTACATCAAGGTTTTGATGGATGAGAATCATGGGACAGTGTGGAAGGCAATGAAAGAATCTCCTGCATCTGTCATACTAATGGCATATTGTTTCATCTCTTTGTGGTTTGTTGGTGGACTAACTGGCTTTCATTTGTACCTTATTGGCACAAACCAG aCCACCTATGAAAACTTCCGATACAGAGCAGATAACAGGATCAATGTTTACAATCGGGGgtgtttaaataattttctgGAAGTATTTTGTACAAAAGTGAAGCCTTCAAGGAACAATTTTCGGGCTTTAGTTCAAGAGGAGGTACAGAGGCCACCTCCTCGGGTAGTTACCCCCCGGGAACCTGAACAAGATGTAGGTGGAGATCCTCGTTCTAAGGTTGAAGATGATCTTGACATCGGTGAAGACCTATTGAAGATATCACAGCGGCGGAATATTGAAGAAATCGATGAAGACATTCGGAGCAGAGGGAGCAATGGACCTTACAACAATGCATCTGAAGGTGATTCAGTTTTGGGCTCAGATCGTCGAGCTCCAACAGTTCAAACAGAAGAAAGGCACTCAAGTTGGAGAAGAAGCGGAAGCTGGGAAATTGCACCAGATGTACTTGCCAATTCAAATGTAACTGAAACTAGAAGCTATGTTTCTGCGCGTCAATGA
- the LOC25496179 gene encoding uncharacterized protein, with amino-acid sequence MKFSKLSSLLFTLSLIFIAQASGHALYEQVCADMKEDQNCCLNLLKSEPRITTATKDFELCQLVLELGIKKSTEAQAHIKDILKTNPSPAIKECATFDYDGVVASFKSSLGELRLDTMTSNYDAKTAGDGPTTCDTALANAKIHNPVLSTLNREIMLLSKIAFLATNRLPIKLSG; translated from the coding sequence atgaaattctcAAAACTTTCATCCTTGTTGTTCACTCTTTCCTTGATCTTTATTGCTCAAGCATCCGGCCACGCGTTATACGAACAGGTATGTGCAGACATGAAAGAAGACCAAAACTGTTGCCTTAACCTTTTGAAATCCGAACCACGGATCACCACCGCGACAAAAGATTTTGAGCTATGTCAACTCGTCCTAGAGCTTGGGATTAAGAAGTCTACAGAAGCTCAGGCTCACATAAAGGATATATTGAAGACAAACCCTTCACCAGCAATTAAGGAATGTGCTACATTTGATTATGATGGGGTGGTTGCATCATTCAAAAGTTCATTAGGTGAGTTGAGGTTAGATACTATGACATCAAACTATGATGCTAAAACTGCTGGTGATGGACCTACAACATGTGACACTGCCTTGGCTAATGCAAAAATTCACAATCCTGTCCTTTCTACTCTAAATAGAGAGATCATGTTGCTaagtaaaattgcatttttggcaACAAACAGGCTTCCAATAAAACTATCAGggtaa
- the LOC25496180 gene encoding protein S-acyltransferase 8 isoform X2 translates to MRRFDIIPSTQSKFLFGGRLIFGPDAKSLLISLLLVIVPVIIFCVFVARHLRHHFSSYNAGYAILVVAVIFNIYVLILLFLTSARDPGIIPRNLHPPEEEFRYDSSVSIDIGGRQTPSLQFPRTKEVMVNGLPVRVKYCDTCMLYRPPRCSHCSICNNCVERFDHHCPWVGQCIGLRNYRYFFMFVSSATLLCIYVFSISAFYIKVLMDENHGTVWKAMKESPASVILMAYCFISLWFVGGLTGFHLYLIGTNQTTYENFRYRADNRINVYNRGCLNNFLEVFCTKVKPSRNNFRALVQEEVQRPPPRVVTPREPEQDVGGDPRSKVEDDLDIGEDLLKISQRRNIEEIDEDIRSRGSNGPYNNASEGDSVLGSDRRAPTVQTEERHSSWRRSGSWEIAPDVLANSNVTETRSYVSARQ, encoded by the exons ATGCGACGATTTGACATTATACCATCTACTCAATCG AAATTCCTATTTGGAGGAAGGCTGATATTTGGGCCTGATGCTAAGTCATTGCTTATCAGTTTGTTGCTGGTCATAGTTCCGGTTATCATCTTTTGTGTATTCGTAGCAAGGCATCTTCGGCaccatttttcttcatataatgCAGGATATGCTATTTTGGTGGTGGCAGTTATCTTCAATATTTAT gTGCTGATACTTCTCTTCCTTACTTCGGCACGCGATCCGGGGATTATTCCTAGGAATTTACATCCGCCTGAGGAAGAGTTCCGTTATGACTCGTCCGTTTCTATTGACATTGGGGGAAGACAAACACCAAGCCTTCAGTTCCCTCGAACAAAGGAAGTAATGGTCAATGGCCTTCCTGTAAGAGTGAAGTATTGTGATACATGCATGCTGTATCGCCCTCCTCGTTGCTCACATTGCTCCATTTGCAACAATTGTGTTGAACGTTTTGATCATCATTGCCCTTGGGTTGGCCAATGCATTGGACTG AGGAACTACCGTTACTTCTTTATGTTTGTTTCTTCGGCCACTCTTCTATGCATCTATGTGTTTTCAATCTCAGCTTTTTACATCAAGGTTTTGATGGATGAGAATCATGGGACAGTGTGGAAGGCAATGAAAGAATCTCCTGCATCTGTCATACTAATGGCATATTGTTTCATCTCTTTGTGGTTTGTTGGTGGACTAACTGGCTTTCATTTGTACCTTATTGGCACAAACCAG aCCACCTATGAAAACTTCCGATACAGAGCAGATAACAGGATCAATGTTTACAATCGGGGgtgtttaaataattttctgGAAGTATTTTGTACAAAAGTGAAGCCTTCAAGGAACAATTTTCGGGCTTTAGTTCAAGAGGAGGTACAGAGGCCACCTCCTCGGGTAGTTACCCCCCGGGAACCTGAACAAGATGTAGGTGGAGATCCTCGTTCTAAGGTTGAAGATGATCTTGACATCGGTGAAGACCTATTGAAGATATCACAGCGGCGGAATATTGAAGAAATCGATGAAGACATTCGGAGCAGAGGGAGCAATGGACCTTACAACAATGCATCTGAAGGTGATTCAGTTTTGGGCTCAGATCGTCGAGCTCCAACAGTTCAAACAGAAGAAAGGCACTCAAGTTGGAGAAGAAGCGGAAGCTGGGAAATTGCACCAGATGTACTTGCCAATTCAAATGTAACTGAAACTAGAAGCTATGTTTCTGCGCGTCAATGA